In the Calditrichota bacterium genome, ATTTAAAAGGACTTTTTGCAGCGCCCGGGTTTATCGACTCACACGTGCACATCGAAAGCTCGATGGTCGTCGTGCCGCAATTTGCCCGGGCAGTCGTTCCGCTGGGGACAACTTCTGTCATCGCTGACCCCCATGAAATCGCTAACGTGATGGGCTACGAGGGCATTCGTTTTATGATGGAGTACGCCAAATACAATCCGCTCAATGTTTTTTTCATGCTGCCGTCCTGTGTCCCGGCGACAAATTTGGAAACCGCTGGCTCTCAATTGCGCGCTTTTGACATTTTTCCCTTTCTTCAGGAAAAATGGGTGCTCGGCCTCGGCGAAGTGATGAATTTCCCCGGCGTTATTCACGGCGATCCCGACGTGCTGGACAAAATAAAAATTTCCGCTGAAAAACGCATCGACGGACACGCGCCGGGCGTGACAGGCAAAGATTTGATGGCTTACATCGCCGCGGGTATTCTCTCAGACCATGAGTCAACCGAGCCCGAGGAAGCGATGGAAAAATTGCGCAACGGCATGTTCGTTATGATACGCGAGGGAACCGGCACCAAAAATCTCAACGCGCTGCTTCCCATCATTACACCGGAAAACAGCCGGCGCTGTTTATTTTGCACTGACGACCGCCATCCGCGGGACATTTTGGAAGAGGGACATATTAATTTCATGATTAAAACCGCCATCAAATACGGCATCAATCCGGTTGACGCCATTCGCATGGCGACGCTCAATTCCGCTGAATATTTTGGCCTGCGCAAATTGGGCGCCATCAAGCCGGGAAATTTCGCAGACATCGTCATTTTAGACGATCTGAAAAATTTCAACGTCAAAATGGTGCTGAAAAACGGCAGAATCGTCGCACGCGACGGCGAGGCAATTTATGATCCGCTGACTCGGCCGGAAGTCAAGTTGCGCAGCTCCGTGAATATCAAATTTCTGGAAGGCAACGAATTTCAAATTCCGGCCAAAGGGAAAAAATGCCGCGTGATCGAATTAGTCCGGGATCAAATTGTTACCCGAGAGTTCCTTACCGATGCGAAAATTACTGACGGCAACGTCGTTTCCGATCCGGAGCGCGATGTACTGCGACTTTTTGTGGTGGAGCGTCATCACGCGTCCGGAAATATCGGCAAGGGACTTGTTAAAGGTTTCGAATTAAAACAGGGTGCATTAGCCTCTTCCATTGGCCACGACTCGCACAACATCATTGCTGTCGGCGTCGACGACAAGGATATTCTTAAAGCAGTCACACAGGTCGACAAAATGGGCGGCGGATTAGCTGTCGCAGAAAAGGGTGAAATTCGGGCAGCGCTCGAACTGCC is a window encoding:
- the ade gene encoding adenine deaminase, which encodes MQPLNEIIKAAHGEHPVDLALKNVNLINVLSGEIYTTDIAIHDELVVGIGNHYDAKETLDLKGLFAAPGFIDSHVHIESSMVVVPQFARAVVPLGTTSVIADPHEIANVMGYEGIRFMMEYAKYNPLNVFFMLPSCVPATNLETAGSQLRAFDIFPFLQEKWVLGLGEVMNFPGVIHGDPDVLDKIKISAEKRIDGHAPGVTGKDLMAYIAAGILSDHESTEPEEAMEKLRNGMFVMIREGTGTKNLNALLPIITPENSRRCLFCTDDRHPRDILEEGHINFMIKTAIKYGINPVDAIRMATLNSAEYFGLRKLGAIKPGNFADIVILDDLKNFNVKMVLKNGRIVARDGEAIYDPLTRPEVKLRSSVNIKFLEGNEFQIPAKGKKCRVIELVRDQIVTREFLTDAKITDGNVVSDPERDVLRLFVVERHHASGNIGKGLVKGFELKQGALASSIGHDSHNIIAVGVDDKDILKAVTQVDKMGGGLAVAEKGEIRAALELPIAGLMSSEPIEVVNKKMTALNNAARKLGSTLSDPFMALSFLALPVIPKLKLTDLGLVDVEKFDFVDLFL